A region from the Halomarina litorea genome encodes:
- a CDS encoding MFS transporter: MNDNDRAITGLVMLAHSLVHTYEFAFPVFVPIWLSQFGATEAAIGLALTVGFSLFGLGSLPAGILADRRGSKALIVACLVGMGGSFLLLSLAPAASPWNLAVVTLALVVWGVSASVYHPAGLSLLTRGVEERGSAFAYHGTAGNIGTAMGPLLTTILLFALTDDWRLVAALLALPALAGVLLAVRIDVNETAAVAADGGEDGGSKANPGVDSLGEFLSVSRTLFTGAFLAVFAAVMLSGLYYRGTLTFLPALFEGFEAIQPVEAFGRTFEPGNYIYTGLLATGVLGQYAGGKLTDHIPVELGLALGYGGLGVIALVYLPAANAGLLPLLVLSAVLGFFLFVVQPFYQATVAEYTPPSARGLSYGFTYLGVFGVGALGATVAGVALTEFSPPTLFAVLSVFGFVAGGLGLLLLTRAR, translated from the coding sequence GTGAACGACAACGACCGGGCGATAACCGGACTGGTCATGCTGGCGCACTCGCTGGTCCACACCTACGAGTTCGCCTTCCCGGTGTTCGTCCCCATCTGGCTCTCGCAGTTCGGCGCGACGGAGGCCGCCATCGGCCTCGCGCTGACGGTGGGGTTCTCGCTGTTCGGCCTCGGGTCGCTCCCGGCCGGTATTCTCGCCGACCGCCGCGGGTCGAAGGCCCTCATCGTCGCCTGCCTCGTCGGGATGGGCGGTTCGTTCCTCCTGTTGAGTCTCGCACCCGCGGCGTCGCCCTGGAACCTCGCCGTGGTGACGCTCGCGCTCGTGGTGTGGGGCGTCTCGGCGAGCGTCTACCACCCCGCGGGCCTCTCGCTCCTCACGCGCGGCGTCGAGGAACGCGGGAGCGCCTTCGCCTACCACGGCACCGCGGGCAACATCGGCACCGCGATGGGCCCGCTCCTCACGACGATTCTCCTGTTCGCGCTGACGGACGACTGGCGACTCGTCGCCGCCCTGCTCGCGCTCCCCGCGCTGGCCGGCGTCCTGCTGGCGGTGCGTATCGACGTCAACGAGACGGCCGCCGTCGCGGCCGACGGCGGCGAAGACGGCGGGAGCAAGGCCAACCCCGGCGTGGACTCGCTGGGCGAGTTCCTCTCCGTCTCCCGGACGCTGTTCACGGGCGCGTTCCTCGCCGTCTTCGCCGCCGTGATGCTCTCGGGGCTGTACTACAGGGGGACGCTCACCTTCCTCCCGGCGCTGTTCGAGGGCTTCGAGGCCATCCAGCCGGTGGAGGCGTTCGGGCGCACCTTCGAGCCGGGCAACTACATCTACACGGGTCTGCTGGCGACGGGCGTCCTCGGCCAGTACGCGGGCGGGAAGCTCACCGACCACATCCCCGTCGAACTCGGCCTCGCGCTCGGCTACGGCGGCCTCGGGGTCATCGCGCTGGTCTACCTCCCCGCCGCGAACGCCGGCCTCCTCCCCCTGCTCGTCCTGAGCGCCGTCCTCGGGTTCTTCCTGTTCGTCGTCCAGCCGTTCTACCAGGCCACCGTCGCCGAGTACACGCCCCCCTCGGCGCGGGGGCTCTCCTACGGGTTCACCTACCTCGGTGTCTTCGGCGTCGGCGCACTCGGCGCGACGGTGGCGGGCGTCGCCCTCACCGAGTTCTCCCCGCCGACGCTGTTCGCCGTCCTCTCGGTGTTCGGGTTCGTCGCGGGCGGTCTGGGACTCCTGTTGCTCACGCGCGCACGCTGA
- a CDS encoding DUF3054 domain-containing protein, producing MSTSTATLGGRIDPSPTTLKVALGDVLLIAVFIVVGEFSHGVSVLERPLWVLGTAIPFYVGWALVAPLVGVYGRRAREQPWLAALLTAGAWTGAALVGQLLRGTDLFHGNLALPFVVVSIAVGLALLVPWRVAVSVRA from the coding sequence ATGAGCACCTCCACGGCCACGCTGGGGGGCCGCATCGACCCCTCCCCGACGACGCTGAAAGTCGCGCTGGGCGACGTGCTGTTGATAGCCGTCTTCATCGTCGTGGGGGAGTTCTCTCACGGCGTCTCCGTGCTCGAACGGCCGCTGTGGGTCCTCGGCACCGCGATTCCCTTCTACGTCGGGTGGGCGCTGGTCGCGCCGCTGGTGGGGGTGTACGGGCGGCGCGCCCGCGAACAACCGTGGCTCGCGGCCCTGTTGACGGCGGGCGCGTGGACGGGCGCGGCGCTCGTCGGGCAGTTGCTCCGGGGGACGGACCTGTTCCACGGGAACCTCGCGCTCCCGTTCGTCGTCGTCTCCATCGCGGTGGGACTCGCCCTGCTGGTGCCGTGGCGCGTCGCGGTCAGCGTGCGCGCGTGA